A single genomic interval of Helianthus annuus cultivar XRQ/B chromosome 13, HanXRQr2.0-SUNRISE, whole genome shotgun sequence harbors:
- the LOC110901559 gene encoding cysteine-rich receptor-like protein kinase 11 has translation METKFLVSLMFLQAIINGVNLLRPPDQHGSKCSKNGDLNSNVLLKSRDVALDELYKSFRLPFTGAQRSNNGGIWAHALCPPKEKMEECRECVKDTIDFLKKDCPKQKEGATWSIFPHFYCMVRYADHPNQGNLAEWAWVQFNAPPGPGNATAGELEKAWNNLANTIMEKATEVKNLERYGYGSVLYGPHPQNLYGTMHCAPIIYQM, from the coding sequence ATGGAAACCAAATTTCTAGTTTCGCTCATGTTCCTTCAAGCAATCATCAATGGTGTTAATCTGCTCAGACCTCCGGATCAACATGGTTCTAAATGTAGTAAAAATGGTGATCTGAATTCAAATGTGCTACTAAAATCACGAGATGTCGCACTTGATGAACTCTACAAAAGCTTTCGACTTCCATTCACTGGTGCTCAAAGGAGCAATAATGGTGGAATTTGGGCCCATGCTCTTTGTCCCCCCAAAGAGAAAATGGAAGAGTGTCGGGAGTGTGTCAAAGATACCATCGATTTTCTTAAGAAAGACTGCCCGAAACAAAAGGAGGGTGCGACTTGGTCAATCTTTCCGCACTTTTATTGCATGGTTCGTTATGCAGATCATCCAAATCAAGGAAATCTAGCCGAATGGGCTTGGGTTCAATTCAATGCCCCACCAGGTCCGGGTAATGCTACTGCTGGTGAGTTGGAGAAGGCGTGGAATAATCTGGCAAATACAATAATGGAAAAGGCAACCGAAGTTAAAAACTTAGAGCGTTACGGGTATGGGTCTGTACTTTATGGGCCACATCCCCAGAATTTATATGGGACCATGCATTGTGCTCCTATAATATATCAGATGTGA